Within Calonectris borealis chromosome Z, bCalBor7.hap1.2, whole genome shotgun sequence, the genomic segment gtgtctgcttgCTTTTAAGTAGaaactcccagaaaaaaaaaaaaacaaccttacaTTTTTTAATCAGCCTTTTAATCAGCCTATCTGACTGACATTCTAaaactgacttcatttttctcatgggaaaggaaaacaggaacTGTCTCGCTTTAGTTAAATATTTTCcctcaaaataaaaagcaactatATCAAGATTTCAAGGGCAGCTTTAGTACGTGGAAACAAGTGCAACTCCCAGGGCAAAAATCCCTAGATATAAGTTCAGAAGTTAAGCAGTAAATGTTACTGACTATATCCTCTCCCATTGCAAGGTCggtttattttctaaagaaagtaCACCATTGGCATTCATATAATCCACCACATTTTAAGAAGTGTAAGGGATTAAGGTATTTGGCTGAAGATCACAAACTGTAATCAATATTCAGATTGACTGATAAAAGGAGTGTTAATTGGCTTTAAAAAGACATTACTGACGACCATCAatagagaagaagagagaagcacTAGCAGATTATAGGTCTGATTTTGCAAAGGTATGGGAATaccctgtggggtttttttggttggtttttttttggtacacCTTTCGAATGTTAATGTTCTGCTGAAGATGGTTTCAGACAGGCTGCGAGTCGACTGCTGTACTCAGCCAAGCAGAATCCATTGAAGAGTTGCTGAGGCAGAACTGAAATTATAGCCTCACTTTAAAAAACCCGACAGTATTGCCAGCTAATTACTTCTAACACACAAATAGGATTCTCATTcgagtttgtgggttttttgtgtaaAATTTTAAGCCTTCAAAAGGCAGCTTTTGAACTTGGGTATTCACCGGTTCCTTGGCAGTCCCTGATCCTTTATGCTTAGAAATACCAGAAAGGTGCAGAAGAATGGAAACTAAAGATACTTGTAactacctgtaactgctgcagtgGGAAATGGGTCAAGTTCCCTCTCGACTAGATGAAGGTATTTGTTTCACAGAAATtgattttctaattttcttcatttatttaataGAGCTATAACCTTTATATTGCATATGCCTGGCTAATACTGTCTATTATGTCCTACATAGCGGGTCAGGAATACTGACATTAGACTTAAAAGTGACAATAATTAAATGAATGTAAACTGATTATATTGTTATATATTCCCTGTTTACTCTCTGGAAAGTATATTACAGTTCATCTTTTACTGATACCAGAAAGGGTAGTATAAAATCCATTTCTTGTCATTTTGagctgcaaacattttttttggtAAGGATTTATGACGGTTAAGACAACAAATTTTCGACTTGCTGATTCTTGTAGGATCCAGCCTATAAGGATATCAGCCATGTTATTGGCTTTAAAAGCTTTAGCATTTTTGGTTATCTTGTTAATACTACACATTTAAGATATTCACTGTGGAGAAGGGTTGCAACACTGATGCCTGTGTATCTGTAcatcctctttttaaaaagaaggaaagcagtcTGTTGGGTGCATATTTCAAACCATTGCATAGATTCCTGGATGGTGTAAATATATTGATGTTTCACAGATTTGTACTTTCAGATCTTCACAAGTAGTATCTCATAAAGCTAGCAATTACTTTAGCAAATGCAGTGAGTAATTCAAGCTTTTAGAACAACTTCGACCCTTTTTGTGTATAAATCATCCTTACACAGCTTATGTAGAGGAATTCAAAATATTATGTGAGCACATTAACACATTAAAGGTGAGCTTGCATTTTACACGTTCCATGGTGCATTAAGTAAAAGTGAGATGCACGGTATCGGAGAGGGTctacagaaaaaagaacagatcCCTTTCTAGCATTGTTTTATTGCTAAAATTAACCCATCAACTTGGTTTAATAATGCCGACAGCTGAATGGCATGGGGGGGCTCTTTCTGCATACAAAAATATGTCCTTAAAAGCTGTTGAGAGACGATGACGATATGTGCCTGCAGGGGAAGGGCAATGTCAGCTTGATATCAAATTTGTAAGAAGAAAAGGATGAAGCACAGGTGAGAAGGGCGTTGTtaatatatctatttagactgtGCAGCAAACAATAGCACAGGGTACAGTATGAAGGAACATAAGACACATTTGGGTAAAAGAGAAGGGCATGTGTAGATTAATTTGTTAGCCTGGCACTTTGTGTAATCAAGTTTTGTTTATTTAAGGTAGAATTCAAATGTCAATCACAGCAACTGAGCTGTGAGTGCATGGAAATATCCTTGCTCAAATAGTTTGTGTACAGATGTTTGAGCCTGAAGAAACTTGCCATGTGTTTTTGTAGCTAAGGAAGTGAGTAATCAGTGAAACTAGTATGGGTGGTATAGGAAAATCATGCACATGGTCTTGGCACAGCTGTGTGCTTGCTACATTCCATGAGATATTTCATAATGGAAAACCAATTGCTCCACTAATATAGGATACCTGCATATCAGGCATACGTTGTGAAGCACCCAGTGAAATCACAGGACCTTACAGATTAGGCCAGTAAATCTCGTGTGAACAAGAAGGGTAAAAGAAAGTCCCTGGGTTGActtaaaagagagaggaaaatatccTGTTTAATGTGTTTAAATATCTTGATGTTTAATGCCTTGATGTTTATTGCTTAATTGTAATTTTCACCAATTAATTTTTATGGGGCCAAAAGTGTAAGTGGGCAATGGACTTAATGGTAATTAAGTCAGCAGAACTATGTAGCTTGCTGCAGTAGCAGGAAATTTAGTAGTTAGTAAGGCTGCAAGCCGCTGTGACTCCAATGGTTTTCTGCTGGTCAGGTTCCTCCTTTGAACTTGCTTGTTTCAGAggcttttctatttgttttatgTGATTTACACAGAACATTGTGCAGTGAATGATCTGTCAAGACATAGCAATAAACAGACGCTGCCACTGTCTGTGGTGTTTCATTGttaatgttttcaattaaaatatttgctttaaatccATGCATACATAGATTGTATATGTCACAGCTCAGTCTGGATGTCTTCAGTAGTTTCTTGAGTTACCAGTTCCTCAGTATTTTGAAAGACAAAGGGCCATCAATGCTAATCTGTGTGTAACTCCAACAATACTGGAACAATTTACGGCAATTGAAGGTCAGCTCCAGAGCTTCTGTGTGTCTCAGAGTACTCGTGCCATATTGCAGCTACATGGATGGGATGATATACAAGTTTATGAACAGGTAGGATACAGAAATTGGCAAAACAGGTAGAAGTAAGATTCTACTCAGCAAACTGGGATGTGATTTCCTACAGTCTCTTTGACTGTGACTACTCACCAACATACAAGTCTTTCATGGCAAGAACATAAACATATGGGAGTTGACACAAAATGCAATTTATGTTGTACATGATAATAAAGAGGGGGCAGTTTAAACAACAGAACAAAGccaaacaaagaacaaaatttaattaTGTTGTTCCTAGAGGTGCAGATCTTAAAGCCATTCTTTCTGTTAGTCCTATTGTTCTCAAAGTAAGAAGCTTTGAACTGTGCACCCTAAGGAAATCCTTTTAACATACAGCAATTTTCAATTAAAGTCGACTTTGAAAGCAATGACATGCTGAAAGCACAGAAAGACCAATCAAAGGTCCTTCGAACAAGTTTAACTCTTCAGGGTCCTGAGAATTTGTATATTTGATGCAAATGTGTGGATGGCGCTATCAACTAATTAATGCAATGACATTTTAACTTCAAAAATCTTAGTGGCTTGACCAGAAGAGTTACCTTTTGGTGACATTTGACTAGGCCCTATGGTCACGGTTCAGCTACTGGGCTGCAGGTGGGCACCTGAGGCTATATGAAGGCTATCAAGGCTTAGGATGTGCCAAGGACTAACCTGTCAGATTAATGCCACTAATTATATGCAAGTTTTGctctgtttcttcatttctttataAATTTGGTGTCTTAGACTGTAAGCACCACCTCAGGGAGAGCTATAATTGAACTACCTAATGGATGTGTGCACACTGGCAAGGAGAAATTATAATAACAACCTGATGTGGATAGAGTGATGTGCAACTGTGTACTCATTAAACAAAGGATTAGACGCATCTGCAAGTAAGCCATTACAGAAAGTAATTGAAGGGAGCacctctgcatttaaaaaaaatcagggctaGTCATTTAAGTGAAGGATAATCTGTTTGTTCTATTGCTTATGATTTTATCTgagatgtgggggaaaaaaaaagaagcaggtctGCACCTACAGGAATCTTGATTACACCAATGAATTTTTAAACAACCTTGAGGCTTTTCCACTCATGCTATAACCTGGCTCAGCTCTTAGTGATTAGAACAAGCGGAAAAGAAACTGATTCAGGtagtgttgttattattactattgtcTGGTTACTACCACTTCCCTTGTTAtgatctgtattttttatttatttgttttggctgCATGGATACCTTTGTGCTGAAACGGGGACCTATAGTGTGCATCACACTCCTGCTTTCATCTCTTGCCTCTTGGGATCTGCATTAAGGGTGGATCCTCGAGCAGAAATCTCCCTCATCCCATGGGGAAGGGCCTTTTTGCCTCTCTTTGCAGCTCCTCAGCACCCTCTTCCAGGCTCTTGTCCTCCCTGTCAGCCTTTGATCAGTACCACCAGGCGGGATGGAGCTCAGGCAGGGTGGAGGAACTCCTGCAAGGAGTGCAGAGGTTCTCATGCAAGAAAATACAGCTTAGGGGTATGTTGCCATGTACAGTCTTTATAGTCTCCTAGACAGGGAATGTTTCCAGCTGGAAAGCGTCgctggtgcccagtgccagcagagctctgctgacaCCACAGAAAGTGACGGCAGGGAGGAAGATGTGGAGCGCGGGGACTCCCTTATACCAGTTGCTCCAGGTGAATGACCAGAGGCCAGGAGTGTGGAAGCCCACGTTGCCGTGGCCAAGGTGCTTCCAAGCCTAATTACTTATGTCTATAGATATGCCCAATTAATGTTTTTAGCTAGTCACGTTCTCCTTTCAGGTACCCATGTACTTGTATCAGTACTATCAATCAGTACTATCAGGGGATAGTTAAACATAATTTTGTCACAAAGGAAATGGTTAATGATCTCATTTAAGTTTTAGCTTGCAAAAGAAGTGGTCCAAAGAGGGCAAAGGATGTGGTTATGCCAGGTATTGTGCCTTTCTGCGGAGACAAACTGCCTGCCCCAAAAAGCTTGCAATCATTCAGTGTAATGAGCACACTCAGAAGGCTGTCTGGAAGCCCAAAGCCTTGGAAATACATTCCTTTCAGCTTTGCAATGTAGTCTTAGTATTTTACTGCATATAGTCTATAGCATAAAAATTAGGATTCTGAGTGTGAAAAGCTGTTCAGACATCTCACCTGTTCCTAAAATCAGTCAATAGTGCTCACTGGTATGAAAATGAATATCTAACTCTTCTCTGTATTATGCCACTTTGGTGTCTACTCTGATCCCAAAAGGAAAATAACGAACTGCTTTTGCTTATCACTGAGTCACTAATTACacatatctttttaaaatcaagtttcttCAAAACTGGAAAGATACTGTGTACAGAATCCTTTGTCTAGTCTAAGTTTGACATTTAAAACCAGTATATCAAAAGTTGATCTTTTCTGACAGTCACAGATTTTccatcttctgcattttctcccaCGGGTGCTAACAATATTCAGATAATGCCtagaaaaatgtcaggaaaacCTTTCCTAAAACACTCTGCTCTGTGAAAGCAAGCACAGTTACTGTGTTGTGTGATTGCAGTTTCAGGAAAAACTGTTAAGTGTGTATAATATGTGTATAGCTGAGGGCATACacttaaataatattaaaacccATGACATAATGTGTGGGCTGAAGAGCTTTCTGAAGTCAGAATACCAGAGGTCTTTTAGAAGGggcacctccccccccccaaaaaaaaagtctaacagctttattaaactgttttttcctaaaattttggCTCTCTCTATTAGACAGTCCTCTGCATTTTTTATCAGCTGGTAGCTGAGACACTCTTTCAAAAGACTGGAAGTTAACATTTTTGATCTTTCTATCCTTTCCATCATAAATTAAATCAGGCCATGCAGTTCCAATATTTTTGGTGCTTTAATACTTTCTCTATTTTGTTTAAGATACAGTTTTTAGAATAATCCTGGCAATATTCCACTATGACTATGCTTTCCTAATCCACTTATACCTATTAACTGCTGTTACTGAGGCATGCTTATAAATAATTACTGACTCCAGTCCAGTGATGGAGTGGTTATAATCATGTGAAAGTTTCACCTGTGCATGCTACATACTGCATtgtgttcttctttttcttcctcttaccaTTAACACAACATGTTCAGCTGAGACAGCATTATCCTCCAACCAGTTTGGAAGCCTTTCTTTTCCTGAGGACACTTTACAGGTAATTTCAGTGGTGCTGATGACAAGGCCTGAGCCGCGGCATCCAGCAGCGCTTCCCTCCTGCTGGAAGATAAATCCAGTGTGCAAGGCAGGAGGAAGTAATGGTAGGCAGACACCCAGACAGGCGGTCAAGGGAGCAGACGTGCCAGGCAGGCGGTAGCACAGCATATGCTCAGCTGTCTAGAAACAGCCAAGTTCAGTCCCAAATCCTGGCGATTCGCTTGATGTGACAGAGCTGgtgacataaaaaatattttcttgctaaCTGTGTTTGTAAGCCTGATTCTGATTTTAAGTAAGAAGAGGAAACATTTGCCCTTGAGCTAAATTACTACCTGACTtacttcaggctgccttcctacATCTTCTCTCATTTCAAACACAAATTATTTATGCCTTTCCTTCATAAATGCTGCAGTCTTACAGGCACTGAATGGTTGCTGCCTTCCATCGTGGGGACATACACATTTTATTGGCCTGCAGCAGATCCTGGTCCATCCCATCTCAAAACATTTTTGGTTATGTACCATAActacatttgtttttcaaaccCCTCTCCTCCAACTTAGAGTAGCGTCAACTGCAGTTTGTCTGTCCTGCAGCAAGGCATGCAATTTGCCATTTCTGTGGGATACCCACAGGAGCAGTGTGATTAAACCCCTCGTTTTCCCCCTTGCAGGAAAGAAATGTTCTACCCCAGTCCAAATGATATGACAGGTAGGGAGATGTTACTGCCAGCTCAGGGTCTAGTGACATTTGATGTCGGTGGCTGGATTCTGCACTGGCAACAGAACAGTATGGGATTTCTAACAGGTCTCTTATATACGACACAGAGACAAGCAGACCTGCTGTCAAGTTCTTTTCCATCCCATTTTTCTCCATTAGGAGAAAATTGTAttgaagtaaacaaacaaaagggCTATTCACAGTTAACATTGCTTCCCCCTTGTCCTACAGATAGCAAAGTGCATCTAAATGGCTTCTACTCTGACCTCAGCAAACTGATGATGAAAAGAAGGCGATTGTGGGATTATTCGTTCCAGCTTCCCTGGATGATGGATGGAGAGATATTCACTGCCACTTTGGTGCCATCTGGGAACATGACACCAAATTCTAGCATGACCCTGGAACAGAAAACAACGTTTGCCTTtgtgattttattatttattttcttgggaATCCTCATTGTTCGCTGCTTCCGAATTCTCCTCGACCCCTACCGGAGTATGCCAACTTCAACCTGGGCTGATGGACTTGATGGATTGGAGAAAGGCCAGTTTGATTATGCTCTTGCTTAGAGACTGAGAATTATGGAGGCTTATTTAGCACtctgataaagaaagaaaaatcctggaatgtctctttattttgtttctggtttacattttttcaaatattgtaGGAGTTGCAACATACAACTATGCACACAATaagtttgattttaattaaatacgAAAGCAAGTTAAATTTTTGAAAGTAGATTAGTGAATCTCCTCATTTGGAAAAAGACAAAGGTTTCATTAGCAGACTTTTTTCCAGAATGCATTGGGACAATATGTAGTGTATGTGATCTCTTATAACCAGCTAAGAGACACTGGAGCACGTCTTCTCTTGCGTAGCTTTTTCACCATTAACAAGAGTCTGTGGAGGAAGGTGTCTTACAAATGAGGTAAGATCGTGTTTTTATGACCTGTATGTAGTAAATTAGCTTTTCAAGCTCCACAAGACTCTTCTTACTCTATCTATCTCCCATGCTCTGGAGACAAGTGAGGAAGTTTCCCATACCGTAAGATAAgattgaaagagagagaaaacttcaggagaaaaatattccGCCATGTTTTCCTAGGTATTCAATAAGATGCTCTTTCTTAGCTTTAAGCAGTGATTAAGCTATGTAACACTAACAAATCACTGACTGAAATCTTTATTGTGAATAAATATGTAATGATTTTGGCCTATCTTTGTCTTTTTGTGCCCAAACTGATTTCTATTAAGATAGGTTTTTGCATTGTTCTTACAACAGCTTATGCAAACAAGTTTCAGTCTTGCATGTATTTCAAACCCTGCATTTCCAGCATTCACTCAGTCTGTTTATTTGGTGTGTAGGTCACAGTGGATTGTTTTTGTTTCCTAATTGGATGACTGAAACATTGGTGCTAAGAATCAATAAATAACCACTACCTTCTTTACCTATAAATGTCTTTGAATGTATTTGTACAATGAAAACCTATTCCTAGAAGTCAGTGTAAACAAAAACCTATCTGCATGATTgatcaggggaagaaaaatataaaatattgagtAAAATTTAGTAGAACTACTTAAAGCCCCAGTGGACGTTTGCAAGCATTGTTTAGCAGCACTGAAATACTATAGTGGTAACAACATTTGATGTACTGCCAGGAGGGAAAAGGCCACGCTCCTGAACACAGAAGAGTCTTGAAAAAGGTCCTAGTGCTGCCAGGCTTCTTAAACATTTAATGgagtggggaagggaaggtgcaTGCTGCCTGTTTTCAGACAAAGTTTTACATTTAGCTGTTTTACTTGGCTATAATAATAACAAGCAGTTGGGaagttttcctttgtgctttggCTTGCAGCCTGTAAATGGAGAAACAAAGCCGGCTCCGTAGCTGGTACAGCTGGGGCTGTGCTGACTCACCCGAGCTGAGGCTCTGACTCTACCCGAGGCACTTATTGctatttatttccctttgctGCTTGTCCTGTCCATCGGTTAAAGGTTGCAGCTATTTGTAGCAGAGGCAGTGGAAGGAGGGGTGGCTCTGCCTGCTGGCTATCACAGTTCACAGGAGGGCAACCAGAAGCCTAAACGCAGCTCCCTGACGAAAGAAGCTGGGCTGTCATCTGTCACTGCTGAAATACAAGCACAGCTTTTTTGCAGGGGTGGTAACCTTCGAGATGGAGTGGGCAGAAGGGGACAGGAACACAATTACGTTCTCCAGAAGCCATGAGGTACTGGCTTTAGCTACATATCTATCAGTGCCAGGGCACCTTGATCAAAGCAAACTCAAACTTCCAGATCATTTCCCAAAGGTAACGGCAGTGTGGCATACAAGAAATGTACCTGTTGTTGCACCAGTGCTGCCGAAAGCAACGTGTTGTCAATATTTAAGAAGCAGCAGTAACAGTGTTTCTCCCTCTGGCCCAGGATCTCTCTCCTGTGTCAGGGTCTCTTTGTTTGAAGAAtctgtacattttattttcttttaaaataaaaaaactttttctCATAATCACACCTAAAGAAGGAGGTAATGACTCTTGTTAAGGGAATGTAGCACAGTGTTCAAGTGAGGCAATTTGATTCTTGTGTGGAGTTTTGAAGTTGCTGAGGACTATTTTGGAGACTTAGCCGGCCAGCATCTCTGGTATGCTTGGAAGCATTCCAAGGAGATATTTTTGTAAACCACTGGGATAAGTCAGTCTATTAAAGGGAATTTAATACTGCTGGGCAGTCACTTTAAGACAGCCTATCTGTGGATATTGCTAACTTGACTATAGCAAAGAGAGGAAATTCACACCCGTtcccccactgcagcagagactttttcctttgcattctcAAAGTCTAACAGAAGTTTTCTGATGACATGCTGGTGATTCAGTTTTATGATAGCTCACTTTTCCTTGGCCTGGAGAAACCAGACCAGAATTTGAATGTAAAGGGTACTATTCCAGTCCACAAAGTAGCCTCTGGCACATCGCTGTGTCTCACAACTATATGTATCCACTGTGGAATGACCTGAAATATTAATGAGACTGGAAAGGAGGGCGGGTCTGTGTGTTAACGCAGCTGGGCTCAGGCAGTTCTGCAGCTCTGCATCACTCTGGTATAGGCTTTCGTCTATTATATCAGTTTCTGTAGAAAATCCTGTGCaatctttaaaaactttttttagaaTGAATATTTCTTGATATAATTTAAGCAAATATAGTCCTACATACTCTGGAGAAAGAAGGAGTAtgtgtaattttttaataaataccacATTTATGTTAGTTTGTTCAATCTAACTACAAGGAGTTTAAGTCAAAGGGCTACTGGGGACAGCTAAAGCCAAATAAGGAAGATAAAACTATGGGTAGACACCAGGGAGTAAAGCTGTTTTTCTCCAGTTAGGATTTCAAGACCTTTATATCTCAGTCATGACCCTTAAATGAAAGTGCTGGCCTAACAGCATGGAGCGGAGACGGGAGTTTTCAGCGACGTCTGGGGTGCATGTATGTGAGAATAGCCCTGATGCTGCTTCTCCACTGCAGTTAGAGGTTTGGGTGGACATGAACTACCTTTAAAGTAGCTCAGGTGTCAGGAATGATACAGCCACTGAAATCCACAGCTCTGTAGTCTCTGCAAGAGCTATCTAGGGGTTACTGCTGGATCTGTACACGTGTTGGAACTGCAGTGAAATGCGTCTGCCATTGCCATGCAACTAGAATGGCAACTAGAATCTGAGCTCTCTTTCTAAGGCAGCTGAAGTTGGGATCCAGCAGTACAGCTGTGCTaactgggagagaaaaagaaccCATCAATCGAACAATACAGTTAGCAGCAGGGCAAACTTCTCCCTCACCAGAGATGGGGTTTATAGAATTGAATGGACTTTAAATTAAAGTTTCCAAGAAGAGAATTTTGTGTAAATAAGAGGAAATATGAATACAAACTTgtcttattttcactttttgttcTGCCTGCTATGCACTCTGAGAAAATGCATAATGCTTGATTTTGGCAAAGTGGTCTGTCAAGCATAGCTTAGTCATCTTTTACCACACATGCACCCAGAGGAAGGCCTGGAGGTACCTGATGTGTGGCTATGTGGCCCTGTAAGCCTAATGGTGTTGGTACACAGGGATTTTGCAGGTTTGGAGCTCCACACAGAGATACTAGAGCTACACATATGAGATGTGGTCTTATGGGACACTTTCAAGAAGTCTAGCTTAGGAGTTGCAACTTCTGTTCTGATCTGTAGGTTATTTGGCAGGAATTTATACTCAATTTGGTGCAAAGATCAATAAACATGCCCAGGTCAATGACCACTGAGAAGCAGCCTGCAGATCCCCAAGAACTGCAGGAAAGAAGGTGAAAACCTTTGATCTACAGCATGACTGGGTCTGTGGCCATGACCTGAATTTTCTCCAGcacaaaatctcttttttttttcatcctggtTTATTGAGATATGCTTAGTCTGTCAAATGCGGCAAGTGTCTATTCATACTGATGTAGTTTGCATGAAAATAAAGCTATTGGTTTCCCACATTTCACATACTGCTTTCAGTGCTTCTCGAGTTCTGCAACAAAGTTTTGGACTTTTTCTTTAATACATAGGTTTGGTGTCATTTCTGCAGGCATTGATATGTGAGGCTGCCGTGGCTCCTGTTCTTTTGTCAGCGTCACCG encodes:
- the CTXN3 gene encoding cortexin-3; the encoded protein is MMKRRRLWDYSFQLPWMMDGEIFTATLVPSGNMTPNSSMTLEQKTTFAFVILLFIFLGILIVRCFRILLDPYRSMPTSTWADGLDGLEKGQFDYALA